A single region of the bacterium genome encodes:
- a CDS encoding methyltransferase, giving the protein MSADGTPPALALLQQALGFWISRAICVVARLGIADLLKDGPLDTETLAAAAGVHAPSLYRVLRTLASVGIFAEGEDGRFGLTPQAEPLRSDAPDSIRDYILLVGEEWYSRPSDHLLHSVQTGRPAFERVHGADFFTFLARDPAAAAVFDAAMTSRSAQENDAIAACDFSGLGTIIDVGGGHGSLLAAILRANPGLRGVLFDRPQAVAGARHQLEAAGLGGRCEVVAGDFFVSVPAGGDAYILKRVIHDWDDESAGAILRNCHRAMPEHGRLLVIELVLPPGNDPSLGKLFDLLMLVDLGGRERTEADYRTLLAGTGFELTAVTPTPSLVSVVEGVRR; this is encoded by the coding sequence ACGGCACACCCCCAGCGCTCGCGCTGCTCCAGCAGGCGCTCGGTTTCTGGATCTCCCGGGCGATCTGTGTCGTCGCCCGGCTCGGTATCGCGGACCTCCTCAAGGATGGCCCGCTGGATACCGAGACATTGGCGGCGGCTGCCGGGGTGCACGCCCCGTCCCTGTACCGCGTCCTGCGCACGCTGGCCAGCGTCGGGATCTTCGCCGAGGGCGAGGACGGACGCTTCGGCCTCACGCCGCAGGCGGAACCGCTGCGGAGCGACGCCCCCGACTCCATCCGCGACTACATCCTGTTGGTGGGCGAGGAGTGGTACTCGCGGCCCTCGGACCACCTGCTCCACAGCGTCCAGACCGGCCGGCCCGCCTTCGAGCGGGTCCACGGGGCGGACTTCTTCACCTTCCTGGCGCGCGACCCGGCGGCGGCCGCCGTCTTCGACGCCGCGATGACGAGCCGCAGCGCCCAGGAGAACGACGCGATCGCCGCCTGCGACTTCTCCGGCCTCGGGACGATCATCGACGTGGGCGGCGGCCACGGCTCGCTCCTGGCGGCCATTCTGCGCGCGAACCCGGGGCTGCGCGGGGTCCTTTTCGACCGGCCACAGGCCGTCGCCGGGGCGCGGCACCAGCTGGAGGCAGCCGGGCTGGGAGGGCGCTGCGAGGTGGTCGCGGGGGACTTCTTCGTGTCTGTCCCCGCGGGCGGGGACGCCTACATTCTGAAGCGGGTAATCCACGATTGGGACGACGAGAGCGCCGGGGCGATCCTCCGGAACTGCCACCGGGCGATGCCGGAACACGGCCGCCTGCTCGTGATCGAGCTGGTCCTCCCGCCGGGCAACGATCCTTCCCTCGGCAAGCTCTTCGACCTGCTCATGCTCGTGGACCTGGGCGGCCGCGAGCGCACTGAGGCCGACTACCGGACGCTCCTGGCCGGCACCGGCTTCGAGCTGACGGCGGTCACCCCGACGCCATCGCTCGTCAGCGTGGTCGAAGGAGTGCGCCGGTAG